The following DNA comes from Streptococcus canis.
TATTGGGGGAGGGCCTTGTAGCAGTAGGGTTTTTAGAACAAGATAGACTTATCTACGAAAAGCATCTAAGATGGTTTTAAATTCTTCATTGGTCAGGGTGATACCTTTCCCCATCTTACTGTGATCAGGGCTCCATGTTCGGATGTCCCATTTCGCTTCTGCGCCATTAAAGCTGACGCGGTTTAATTCTTTAGTCCATCCTTTATCACTCTCTGATAAGGTTAACAAATGTTCCTCAATTTTAAATGTAAAATCTGCCATTATTTTTCCTCCTCATCTATACTATCCGAAAAAAAGTGGAAAAAATCATCTTTTTTTTCACTTTTTTATTACTCATTCTTCCATTATTCTATCAAGTTTTGAGAAAATAAGCTATTCCAACATCTACTTTCAAAAAACAGGCTCTTTTATCCCAAACGCAGCTTTTACACTACTAGTGAAAAAGGGCCTTTCCTACTTATTTCAATTAGGCTCTAACGGTTTTGCTAGTACCATCTTTTTGATAGAGGTTGACAAGACCTTCCTTGCAAGCCCTAATCATATCCCCTGACTTAACCTCTCTAGGTAAGGAAATGGTTAAGAGTTCCATTGGATTTGGGGCACGATCAATTTTTTGACCGTCCGCATCATGTAAGTCTTTAATAACTGTTTCAAAATGACGGAAACCTGGTCCGTAAAATTCAATTCGATCCCCTTCCATGATGACATTACGCTGACGAATCGTCGCCGTCATACTAGCCGAATCAAAGGAAACCACTTCTCCCACAAATTTGTATTGTGGAATTTTGCGGCGAGCACCAAATAACTGTTCATTTTCAGTTGGGGTACCATAGTAAAAACCTGTGGCCAATTCGCGCTGAGCAACCTTCCATAGCTCGTCAATCAATTCTTCTTTGATGGCATAAAAAGCTTCTGGGCTTTCCATGTAGGCATCTACAGCTGCCTTGTAACAGTTGGTTACAGTTGAGACATAGTGGATAGACTTCATTCGACCTTCGATTTTTAAACTATCAACACCATTTTCAATGAGGTCAGGAATATGGTCAATCATACACATGTCAACAGAGGACATGGAATATTCTTCTGGAATTTCCCCTTTTAAGGAACGACGCTCTCCTCCAAATGGCATGTCGTACAAATCATATTTCCAACGACAAGATTGTGAACAGCCTCCTCGGTTAGCATCACGATGACTCATGTGGTTCGACAAGACGCAGCGACCTGAATAAGAGATACACATGGCTCCGTGGACAAAGGCTTCAATTTCCACATCTGTCCGCTTGCGGATTTCTGCTAGTTCAGCCATATTAACTTCACGGGCTAATACGACACGGGTCAAGCCCATGGCCTTCCAAAATTCAAAGGTCTCGTAATTGGTAGATGAGGCTTGAGTTGACAAATGAATTTCCAGACCTGGAGCTTCTGTTGAGCAAATGACAATCAAGGCGGGATCTGAAACGATGACCGCATCAAGCCCCATATCACGCAATTGACGGAACCAGTCACCCGCGCCAATTTCGTTCCCTTCGTGGGTAACCATATTGGCAGCAACATAGACCTTAGCTCCACGTGCATGAGCATAATCAATGCCTTCTTGCAGTTCCTCCATGGAGAAATTCCCAGCACGGCTTCTTAGACCATAGGCCTGTCCTCCAACAAAAACAGCGTCTGCGCCATAGTCAATCGCAACTTTTAATTTTTCTAGTGTTCCAGCAGGTGATAAGACCTCTGGACGTTTTTTCATATTTGACATGTGATATTCTTTCTATTTTCAAGATAGGTAGATTACCTGTATAATGGTGTCACAACCCTGTCTTGTCCTGAAATAGTAAACTCACACAAGACAAGGGTTACTTATTTATTTAACAGTTTTCGGATCAAAATCGTAAAAACCAGTATCTAGACCACGACCAGCTGGATGATGGAGATGTACCTCTTGATCAAGCTTTTCAGCTTCTTCTTGGGTAAATTGCCCAGCTTCTAACAATTGTTTCGCCTGAATGAATAATTTAGCGATGGCTACAAAATTATCACCAGGACAGTAAATCCCATCTAATTTCCAATGAGTCAGACCATGCGCATAAAGTTCTCCCAATTTTGACATCATGTCAATATCGTTATTAATGAAAATATGAGTGCCATGATTGTCTTCATAAATGGAATAATGACTGCTGGCATCTCCTGGCTCTGCCAAGAAAAGACCGCGTTCACGAGTGACTTCATCATCAATCTT
Coding sequences within:
- a CDS encoding YdbC family protein — translated: MADFTFKIEEHLLTLSESDKGWTKELNRVSFNGAEAKWDIRTWSPDHSKMGKGITLTNEEFKTILDAFRR
- a CDS encoding peptidase U32 family protein, with the translated sequence MSNMKKRPEVLSPAGTLEKLKVAIDYGADAVFVGGQAYGLRSRAGNFSMEELQEGIDYAHARGAKVYVAANMVTHEGNEIGAGDWFRQLRDMGLDAVIVSDPALIVICSTEAPGLEIHLSTQASSTNYETFEFWKAMGLTRVVLAREVNMAELAEIRKRTDVEIEAFVHGAMCISYSGRCVLSNHMSHRDANRGGCSQSCRWKYDLYDMPFGGERRSLKGEIPEEYSMSSVDMCMIDHIPDLIENGVDSLKIEGRMKSIHYVSTVTNCYKAAVDAYMESPEAFYAIKEELIDELWKVAQRELATGFYYGTPTENEQLFGARRKIPQYKFVGEVVSFDSASMTATIRQRNVIMEGDRIEFYGPGFRHFETVIKDLHDADGQKIDRAPNPMELLTISLPREVKSGDMIRACKEGLVNLYQKDGTSKTVRA